The genomic segment AACGGTAATATGttttacacaaaaaaaaaaaagatccaagagGGAGGACTTACCGAAAAGCTATTAGCTTTAGTAAATAGTACTATAAATAACTGTATTTTGgataatttcttaaaaataacaGTCAGAAGAATATTTCTTAAGTAACAATAACTAGCTAGAAAATATAAAGAGGGGAAAagtaataatggaaaaaaaatctagaaataacatatatatatatttttttaagctgTGAGAGTTGTATGATGTAAAGGAAAAAGCATGAGATTTCTGAATGGAAATAATCCATGGCATAATGGAAAGAGTCAATGGTATAAAGATTATAATTGATTTATATGCTTCATATAACACCCAAAAAAACTGCAAccagtcttctttttctttttttaatattcttttttttatttttgtactggactttagatgaaggtttacagaacaaaataatttctcattaagcagttagtacacatattgttttataacattggttaacaaacccaggacatgtcaacactctccgttctcagacttagattccctattaccagctttcctctcctgccttccgtccttgcccctgggctgctgtgcccctttagtctccttttgttttatgtccgatctttgggtgaagggtgaacctcaggagtaacttcattactgagctgaaagggtgtgtgGGGACCATACTTTCAGGGATTCTtcagtctctttcaggccagcaagtctggtctttctttttgagtgagaattttgttctacacttttctccagctttctctggggccctctattgtgatacctggCAGAAAAGTCAATGGTGAGATAATTGATCAAAAAAATGTAGGCAATACCCCACTTAAGAGAGATCTCTAGAGGCTTTTTAAAGTCCAGAGCCAAATAAGAATGATGACTTGTCACAGATTCTTTTATatggttttgaaaattttaaaacattttaagaagATGCAAAATCTggttggcaccatctagttatactggactcagtctgatggaggccgttGTGAATGTGGCCCATTAGTACTTTGGGCGACCagtgttttttatttaaaaactatatatatttttgaagttATTAGTAGGAATCTCCCCTACCATATGGCAGAAAATCTTGCAACATAACAATCAGGTATACCTATACATGCTGATTTGAGACACTCTTTAAGATaattaagttaaaaaagaaaaggaaagaaaagaaatcaatgaTATGATTAATATGCTaacatttgtttttgtcttttatgagaAAACATACACATGTATTCTTGTCCATTCAAAAGCTATCTCTAAAAGGATTCCCAGGAAACTGATACTGCTGGATTCTTCTGATGAAAAGAAAAAGGACTTGGGCGATTCAAGCACGGGGCGTCTTTCCACTgtctatatttttcattttatttgaatttttaccATGTGCATATATTACGTCTTAAAATTGaaatactattaaaaataaaagttaaatatgGTTATGACCTCTATATATATTACTTTCATATCACTTGAAATTCTATTCAAAGTAAATAATGTGAATAGCTGGCAAAGATTAATAGCATCATATAGAAtaatcaaatataaaaatataagaaaaccaTTAAAATTGATATTACAAATAGATTTTAATGATATTGGTAAGTCTTTGGTTCATTTACTCATCCATAGAAAAATTTTTACTGAGTACTTACCTTCTATCTTAGAACATACTGCTTAGAGACAAAGCCAAGATACAAATTTATCTGTATGTAAtgatataaagtgcttagaaataaaccaaaaaaatggaAGTATAAACCAAATATTAGTATTTGTTATCTGCTAGTGGTAAAATTATTGTTGATAGATTTGGACCTGCTTATTTATTAGACATACAAATGAAGGTGGCAAATAGCTATTTCAACCTTTCTGTTTAAAACTTATTTTGGCTTTCTTTGTTGCTCCTCTGTGGAAtatttcaaagaaaattttagagTCAGTCTGAACAAAAGGAACTGGGTCATTAGAGAGTGGTCTCTAAGCAGGGTCTTAAGCTGCGCTTTCAAACtcaactttcttcttctttcagtTTTATGGACAGACACTGAGACCAGGGCACCTGTGCCATGGACACCTCTATCAACAGTTTCAGCCCTCAGGTTTCCCAGTTCATCCTGATGGGTCTCCCAGGCATTCACAATTGGCAGCACTGGCTCGCCCTGCCCCTGGCTCTACTCTACCTCTTAGTTCTTGGTGCCAATCTCCTCATCATGATCACCATCCAACATGAGCCCATGCTACATGAGCCCGTGTACCATTTTCTGGGAATATTGGCAGTGGTAGATATTGGTCTGGCCACCACTATCATGCCCAAGATTCTGGCCATCTTCTGGTTTGATGCTAAGGCCATCAGCCTCCCTGAGTGTTTTGTTCAAATCTATGCCATCCACTGCTTCTTGAGCATGGAATCTGGCATCTTCCTCTGCATGGCAGTGGACAGATACATAGCCATCTGTCACCCGCTCCGATACCCCTCCATAGTTACTGAAGCTTTTGTGGTCAAAGTCACAGGATTCATGGTGCTCAGGAATGGCCTGTTGACCATCCCAGTGCCTGTCCTGGCTGCTCAGCGACACTACTGCTCCAGGAATGAGATTGAGCACTGCCTCTGCTCTAACTTGGGAGTTATCAGCCTAGCTTGTGATGACGTCACTGTGAACAAATTTTATCAACTGGTCTTAGCATGGATCCTGCTTGGGAGTGATATGGCTCTGGTGTTTTCTTCCAATGCTCTAATCCTCCGCTCTGTGCTGAGGCTGAACTCAGCAGAAGCAATGTCCAAAGCTCTGAACACCTGCAGCTCCCACCTCATCCTCATCCTCTTCTTCTACTCAATTATCGTTGTGCTGTCTGTCACACATCTAGCAGAGAAAAAGTTTCCCCTCATCCCTGTACTCCTTAACGTGCTGCACAATGTCATCCCTCCTGCACTCAACCCCCTGGTATATGCACTCAGGACGCAGGAGCTCAGGCTGGGCTTCCAGAGACTACTTAGGCTGGGTGAAGATGGGTCCACCAAGTAACTCCAGCTGTAGGAGACCATGAAGACTTTAGGAAAGCACAGAGGTTTAGTTCTCAATACTCCTGAGTTGTGATTCTGCCTTCACCTCTCACTAGGAATAAAGTTGAAAATATGCATATTAAAATTACAGTGAAATTTCCTATTACCTAGAGAATAAGTAACTAGGTaagagcagaaaaacaaaatgtgcCTGACTGCGGATACCACCCTGGGATGAGACATTCAAATTATTCCAGCCTCTAGACATTCCATCAACCAAACTGTTTGAGTCTTTCAAACTGAGGCTACAAATACTGTGGAGCACACGCAAGCCATCCATGGCCTTTTTGAATTCTTGGTCCAAAGAaccttttaaaacaataaaagaattCTTGTTTTATGTTACTATGTTTAGGGTATATGGTTACATGAAACTAGTACAATAATAATATCAGTTGCCatagaggcaattctgactcacagccaccacataggactaagtagaactgccataatagggtttctaaggggcgcctggtggatatgaactgccagcattttggttagcagccatagctcatgtGGAACTGCAACACCAGATTTTACTGCTTAAAGAATGTTTTCAGAGATTCTAAGACAGGGGCAAGCTCTGGAAAGAAAAGATATATTTTGAATTGGGTAGGCTTCAGAATCTTCCTATACTTATGGCCATTATTCCACAGAGAGGGATGTATTAAGCCTGGGGAGCCTGAAATGGAAAGCTATCTGGTGGGGCTGCACTGGGACCAGGCTGAATGGATCTGCCCCCAGAAATCACTTGGATAAACCCTGAAAGCAATGGGGTCCTTTCCCCATTGCAATGTAAAAATCATTAGGCCCTGGAGGATTCTTGGATTAGACTGGGGAGGGCCTAGAGAGCAGCACAACAGGACCAGGCCAATTAAGGGATCTAATTTTCTAAAACCCAGACTCCGAGGATGGCAAGAAAAGCCAGGGATCTTTTCTGAACAACAAAAGCCTGAACACAGGCAGCTGGTCCAGTGGGGTAGAAGTAGAGAAGGCAGTGCCAGAGAGAGCCTCTTCGCAGCACCTCCTGAGAGGTGAGAGGATGGATGTGGCTCATGTCCCTGGAATTCTGTCCTGATCTCTGGATTTGATTACGTGCCTTAACTTTGGCTTCCACGATTGGCTTTCCTTGTTTGACTCTTCACACCCAGTGCCTCCTTTCTCTCAGGCTCTTCACATTTGTAAGGACTAAAGTCTGTGATCAGGGAACGAGAGAAATAAGCTCCGAGCTGTATAGTGGTCACACTAGAGAAGATGGAGCTTTCCAGTAGGAAGACTTTGCAAATAAAACAtagtgaaacaaaacaaaatcattcACAGAACAACATTTCACAATGATACAAAACAGACTCTTGGTAAAAAGGTTAAATGAGTAAATGATAAGTCAAAGGGTCTAGAATAATAAATTCTAGATCCAAGGTcctcaaaacaaaaataattaatttcAAGAATCACTGGTATCCAGTAAGTCACAGATGAAGAGAGCATTGGGGAACTGGGAGTTAATAAACTACCAAATATGAAATGATGAGAGAAAAGTAGagggaaaatataaaagaagcaTTAATTATGAAGGAGAGAATTCTAGTGAAAAGTATATGTATTTGATATATATTTAATTGATGTAAAAATCATTGGTATCAACTAAAACacgtttaaaaacaaaacttcatTACATATGACACAATACAAgtaactttaaaaacaaaaaaaatacataatgtaaATTCTACCTGAATTCCCATTAAATTTAAGCAACAAATTGAAGTTCTATGCAGTCGCACTTATATTCATCATGAATTTTCAACAATTCAAtgagacttaaaaaaattacaagaggCTAATAcgtgtaaggaaaccctggtagtgaattggttaagtgctagggctgctaaccaaaaggtcagcagtttgaatacgccaggtgctccttggaaactctatggggcagttctacgctgctctgtatggtcactatgagtcagaatcgactagagagTAATGAGattggttttttgtgtgtgtgtgctttaagtgaaagtttacaaatcaagtcagtctgtcacagaaaaacttacatacaccttgctacatactcccaattgctctccccctaatgagacagcccactccctccctccactctctcttttcgtgtccatatcgccagcttccaaccccctctaccctctcatctcccttccagccaggagatgccaacattgtctcaagtgtccaccggatccaagaagctcactcctcaccagcattgctctccaacccattgcccagtccaatccctgtctgaagagttggctttgggaatggttcctgtcctgggccaacagaaggtctgggggccatgaccactggggtcgcTCTAGCCACAGCCAGGGcatagtctggtctttttacaagaatttagggtctgcatcgcACGACTCTCCTggtccctctggggttctctgcctgtcagggcagtcaacggttgtatccaggcaccatttagttcttctggtctcaagctgatggagtctggtttatgtggccctttctgtcgcttgggctcctaattaccttgcgtccttggtattcttcattctcctttgatacagatgggttgagaccaactgatacatattagatggccacttgctagcatttaagaccctagatgccactctccaaggtgggatgcagaatgttttcttaatagattttactacaccaattgacttagatgtcccctgaaaccatggtccccaaacccccacccgtGCTACCCtggacttcaaagcattcagtttattcaggaaacttctttgcttttcgtttactccggttgtgctgaccccgcctgtattgtgtgttgtctttcccatcacctaaagtagttcttatctactatctcattaTTGAATACCcgtctcccgccctccctccctccccttctcgtaaccattaaagaatattttcttctctgtttaaacagtttcttgagttcttataatagtcatcttatacaatatttgtccttttgcaactgactaatttcactcagcataatgccttccagattcctccatgttatgaaatgtttcacagattcatcactgttctttatggattcatagtattccattgtatgaatataccataatttatttatccattcacctttgatgggcaccttggttgcttccatctttttgctattgtaaacagtgctgcaatgaacatgcgtgtgcatatatttgttcgtgtaaaggctcttatttctctaggatatattccaaagagtgggattgctggatcctatgctagttctatttctagcctttttaagaaagcatcaaatcgatttccaaagtggttgtaccatttgacattcccactagcagtgtgtaagtgttccaacctctccacagcctcttcaacgtttattgttttgtgttttttggattaatgccagccttgttggagtgagatggaatctcattgtagtttggatttgcatttctctaatagctaatgatcgtgaacatttcttcatgtatctgttagcaacttgaatgtcttctttagtgaagtgtctgttcatatcttttgcccattttttaactgggttatttgtctttttgcagtatcatgtagattttagagatcaggctctgatcagaaatgtcatagctaaaaactttttcccagtctgtaggtaatctttttactattttgatgaagtcttttgatgaacataggcatttgatttttaggagctcccagttatctagtttttcttctgcattgttagtaatgtttagtatactgtttttcttttttatgccatgtattagggctcctaacattgtccttattttttcttccatgatctttattgttttagattttatatttaagcctttgatccattttcatttagcttttgtgcatggagtgaggtatggatcttgtttcattttttcacagatggatatccagttatgccagcaccatttgttaaacagactgtcttttcccccatttaactgttttggggcctttgtcaaatatcaactgctcatatgtggatggatttatgtctggaatatcaattctgttccattggtctatgtatctgttgctgtaccagtaccaggctgttttgactactgtggcagtataataggttctaaaatcaggtagagtaaggcctcccacttttttcttctctgtcagtaatgctttactcgtccgggacctctttcccttccatatgaaattggtgatttgtttctccatctcattaaagaatgtccttgggatttggattggaattgcattaaatgtgtagattgcttttggtagaatagacatttttataatgtagagtcttcctattcatgagcaaggtatgtttttccacttatgttggtctcttttggtttcttggagacgcgcattgtagttttctttgtataagtcttttacgcctctggtaagatttattcctaagtattttatcttcttgggggctactgtaaatggtattgatttggtgatttcctcttcgatgtttttttctttggtgtagaaaaatccagctgatttttgtgtgtctatcttgtatcccaatactctgttgTACTTTACTGtcagtttcagtggttttctggaggattccttagggttttctgtgtataatagaggtacttttacttcttccttgccaatctggatgccctttatttctttgtctatgcaaattgttctggctaggacctccagcataatgttgaataagagcagtgataaagggcatccttgtctggttcctgatctaaaAGGTAATGATTtctggctctctccatttaggataatgttggctattggctttgtataagtgccctttatcatgttgaggaattttccttctttcctattttcctgagagtttttatcatgaatgggtgtttgaactttgtcaaatgccttttctgtatcaaatgataaaatcatgcgattcttgttttttgttttatttatgtgatggattacattaattgttttgatACAGTTGAAccaaccctgcatacctggtatgaatcccacttggtcgtggggaattatttttgtgatatgatgttgaattctattggctagaattttgttgagggtttttgcatctaagttcacgaggAATATAcgtctggaattttctttttttgtggtatctttacctggttttggtatcagggatatgctggcttcatagagtgagtttggtagtatttcatccttttctaggctctgaaataactatagtagtagtggtgttaactctcctctgaaagtttggtagaactccacggtgaagccgtccgggccagggctttttttttggttgggaattttttttattatcttttcaatcttttcttttgttatgggtggatttagttgttctacctctgtttgtgttaggtaggtaggtagtgtgtttctaggaaatcatccatttcttccaggtttttcaaatttgttagagtacaatttttcatagtaatctgatgtgattcttttaatctcagttgggtctgttgtaatatcgcccatctcatttcttattcaggttacttgcttcctctcctgtttttcttttgtcagtttggtcaatggtttgtcaattttgttgattttttcgaagaaccagcttttggtcttgttaatcctttcaattgtttttctgttttctatttcatttagttctgcttgaacttttattatttgttttctttctggtgcctgagggtttcttttgttgttctctttctatttgttcaagttgtagggatagttctttgattttggccctttcttctttttggatgtgtgcatttattgatataaattgacctctgagcactgcgtcgcaaaggttctgataggaagtgttttcattctcattcgattctatgaatttctttattccatccataatgtcttctataatgcagtcatttttgagcagggtcttgttcagtttccaagcgtttgatttcttttccctgttttttctgttattgatttccacttttatggctttatgatctgagaagatgctttgtaatatttcaatgttttggattctgctaaggcttgccttatgacctaatatgtgggctattctagataatgttccatgtgcactagaaaagaaagtatacttggctgcagttggatggagtgttctgtatatgtctatgaggtcaagttggttgattgtggcatttagatcttccgtgtctttgttgagcttctttctggacgtcctgtccttcatcgaaagtggtgtgttgaagtctcctactattattgtggagctgtctgtctcacttttcaatgctgatagagtttgttttatgtaccttccagtcctgtcattgggtgcctaatatttattatggttatatcttcttgttatattgtccctttaatcattatatagtgtccttccttatcctttctgatggatttaactttaaagtctattttgtcagaaattaatattgccactcctgctcttttttgattgttgtttgcttgacatatttttttccatcctttgagttttagtttgtgtctctaagtctaaggcatgtctctagtaggcaacatataggaagatcatgttttttaatccattctgccactctctctttattggtgcatttagtccatttatgttcagcgtaattatggataggtatgaatttagtgctatcattttgatgtcattttttgtgtgttgacagtttctttttcccatttaattttatgcACTGAGTAGATTatccttatatattgtcctttcctcatattcattgtcgttgattttgtttctgctgagtctctatttttttcttgtattttattttgatgagtaggatagtttatctcctttgtggttaccatattatttacccttatttttctaaatttaaacctaacttttatttctttgtatcatttttctatcaccatatcttcctctccatatggaagatctatgattacatttcttagtccctctttattgttttaatgttgttttcttttacatgatAACATCGCTATTaccctgttttaagcatttttttattttcctgtcagggtctagtcttgggtcgatacctgatattattgattttctaaccaaagaactcccttcagtatttcttgtagttttgctttggtttttacaaattccctaaacttgtgtttatctggaaatgtcctaatttcaccttcatatttgagagatagttttcctggatatgagattcttgcctggcaattttttttccttcattttttcgtataagtcatcccattgccttcttgcctgtatggtttctgccgaatagtcagagcttatttttattggctctcctttgtaggtgactttttgtttatccctagctactcttaaaattctctctttatctttggttttggcaagattgattataatatgtcttggtgactttctttaacatctaccttatgtggagtgcgatgagcatcttggatagatatcttctcatctttcatgatatcaaggaagttttctatgaacaaatcttcaacaattctctctgtattttctgttatctctccctgttctggtactcctagcactcgtaggttatttttcttgatagagtcccacatgattcttaaggtttctttattttctttaattcttttatctgatttttcttcaaatatattagtgccatgtgctttatcttcaagttcagaaattctgccttctacatGCTCAATTCTGCTATTCTGACTTTCTATAAGTTGTCTactcctgtaattttattgttaatcttctgaatttctgattgctgtctgtcttggatttttccagcttattaaatttttcattatgttcctgaatattttttagtttcttcagttgctttatctgtgtgttccttggcttgtgctgCATATTACTTCATCTCTTTCCTCATGTCTTGAAAgcttctatatattaatcttttgtattctgcctctggtaattccaggaaggcactttcatctagaaggtccctggattctttgttttgagagcttgctgtggcaatcatgctctgtttctttatgtgacttgatattgactgttgtcta from the Loxodonta africana isolate mLoxAfr1 chromosome 7, mLoxAfr1.hap2, whole genome shotgun sequence genome contains:
- the LOC135231994 gene encoding olfactory receptor 56B4-like — translated: MDTSINSFSPQVSQFILMGLPGIHNWQHWLALPLALLYLLVLGANLLIMITIQHEPMLHEPVYHFLGILAVVDIGLATTIMPKILAIFWFDAKAISLPECFVQIYAIHCFLSMESGIFLCMAVDRYIAICHPLRYPSIVTEAFVVKVTGFMVLRNGLLTIPVPVLAAQRHYCSRNEIEHCLCSNLGVISLACDDVTVNKFYQLVLAWILLGSDMALVFSSNALILRSVLRLNSAEAMSKALNTCSSHLILILFFYSIIVVLSVTHLAEKKFPLIPVLLNVLHNVIPPALNPLVYALRTQELRLGFQRLLRLGEDGSTK